The following are from one region of the Gossypium hirsutum isolate 1008001.06 chromosome D03, Gossypium_hirsutum_v2.1, whole genome shotgun sequence genome:
- the LOC107949838 gene encoding ruvB-like 2, which translates to MTELKLSESRDLTRIERIGAHSHIRGLGLDSSLEPRDVSEGMVGQAQARKAAGVILQMIKDGKIAGRAILLAGQPGTGKTAIAMGMAKSLGLETPFSMLSGSEIFSLEMSKTEALMQAFRKSIGVRIKEETEIIEGEVVEIQIDRPAVSGAASKTGKLTLKTTDMETVYDLGAKMIEALGKEKVQSGDVIAIDKASGKITKLGRSFSRSRDYDAMGPQTKFVQCPDGELQKRKEVVHSVTLHEIDVINSRTQGFLALFTGDTGEIRAEVREQIDTKVAEWREEGKAEIVPGVLFIDEVHMLDIECFSFLNRALENEMAPILVVATNRGITSIRGTNYKSPHGIPIDLLDRLLIITTQPYSEDEIRKILDIRCQEEDVEMSEDAKQLLTKIGHETSLRYAIHLITASALNCRKRKGMVVEVQDITRVYSLFLDVRRSTQYLMEYQKEYMFNEASIVDGGDADAIHD; encoded by the exons ATGACGGAGCTGAAACTCTCCGAGAGCCGAGACCTGACCCGAATCGAACGCATTGGGGCTCATTCCCACATACGGGGCCTAGGCCTGGACTCCTCTCTGGAGCCCCGTGACGTCTCGGAAGGAATGGTGGGCCAAGCACAAGCTCGTAAAGCCGCCGGTGTCATCCTCCAAATGATCAAAGACGGTAAAATTGCTGGCCGTGCTATCTTATTAGCGGGACAACCTGGAACTGGCAAAACTGCCATTGCCATGGGCATGGCGAAATCTCTTGGCCTTGAAACCCCTTTCTCGATGCTCTCTGGCAGCGAAATCTTCTCCCTTGAGATGTCGAAAACCGAAGCTTTAATGCAAGCGTTTCGAAAGTCCATCGGAGTAAGAATCAAAGAAGAAACTGAAATAATCGAAGGCGAAGTCGTTGAAATCCAGATTGACCGGCCGGCAGTTTCTGGGGCGGCTTCAAAAACTGGGAAATTAACGCTTAAAACGACGGATATGGAGACCGTTTACGATTTGGGGGCGAAGATGATCGAGGCATTAGGGAAAGAGAAAGTGCAGAGTGGAGATGTGATAGCTATTGATAAAGCTTCAGGAAAAATAACGAAGCTTGGAAGGTCATTTTCAAGGTCGAGGGATTACGATGCTATGGGTCCGCAAACAAAGTTCGTGCAATGTCCAGACGGAGAGttgcagaaaagaaaagaagtcgTCCATTCTGTTACGCTTCATGAGATCGATGTTATTAACAGCAG AACCCAGGGATTTCTAGCTCTTTTCACTGGGGATACTGGTGAAATCCGTGCTGAGGTGAGAGAACAAATTGACACGAAGGTGGCAGAGTGGAGGGAGGAAGGGAAGGCTGAAATCGTGCCTGGTGTTCTCTTTATCGATGAGGTGCACATGCTTGATATCGAGTGCTTTTCTTTCCTGAACCGTGCTCTTGAGAATGAGATGGCCCCGATATTAGTCGTTGCTACAAATAGAGGAATAACTTCAATCCGTGGCACAAATTACAAATCCCCTCATGGAATTCCAATTGATCTTCTTGATAGACTACTAATCATCACTACTCAGCCTTATTCTGAGGATGAAATTCGTAAGATTCTAGACATCAGGTGCCAAGAGGAAGATGTAGAGATGTCTGAAGATGCAAAACAACTGTTGACCAAAATTGGGCACGAGACCTCCTTGAGATATGCTATCCATCTGATCACGGCTTCTGCATTGAATTGCCGGAAGCGAAAGGGGATGGTTGTGGAAGTGCAGGACATCACTCGTGTTTACAGTCTATTTCTGGATGTAAGGAGATCAACGCAGTACTTGATGGAGTACCAAAAAGAATACATGTTCAATGAAGCATCAATTGTTGATGGTGGGGATGCTGATGCCATACATGATTGA